In Salmo trutta chromosome 28, fSalTru1.1, whole genome shotgun sequence, one DNA window encodes the following:
- the LOC115165663 gene encoding E3 ubiquitin-protein ligase NRDP1-like, whose amino-acid sequence MGYDVTRFQGEVDEDLLCPICSMVLEEPVQAPHCEHAFCNACITQWFNQQQICPVDRSVVTLAHLRPVPRIMRNMLSKLQIACDNAGFGCTATLRLDQLQSHLKDCEHNPKRPVNCEDGCGLEMPKDEMCNHNCIKHLRGVVQQQQTKISELEKNAAEHKHQLGEQKRDIQLLKANMRAIRSANPNMQNLEESIEYNEILEWVNSLQPVRVTRWGGMISTPDAVLQAVIKRSLIDSGCPLSIINDLIENAHERNWPQGLATLETRQMNRRYYENYVAKRIPGKQAVVVMACENQHMGEDMILEPGLVMIFAHGVEEIL is encoded by the exons ATGGGGTACGACGTCACCAGGTTCCAAGGGGAGGTGGATGAAGACCTGCTGTGTCCCATCTGCAGCATGGTACTGGAGGAGCCAGTCCAG GCCCCACACTGTGAGCATGCCTTCTGCAACGCCTGCATCACCCAGTGGTTCAACCAGCAGCAGATCTGTCCTGTGGACCGCAGCGTGGTGACACTGGCTCACCTCCGGCCCGTGCCCCGCATCATGCGCAACATGCTCTCCAAACTCCAAATCGCTTGTGACAACGCTGGCTTCGGCTGCACAGCCACACTGCGGCTAGATCAACTGCAGTCTCACCTGAAGGACTGCGAGCACAACCCCAAAAGACCTGTCAACTGTGAGGATGGCTGTGG GCTGGAGATGCCGAAAGATGAGATGTGCAACCACAACTGCATCAAGCACTTACGTGGCGTGGTACAGCAGCAGCAGACAAAGATCTCTGAACTAGAGAAGAATGCTGCAGAGCACAAACACCAGCTGGGGGAACAA AAACGGGACATCCAGCTGCTAAAAGCAAACATGAGAGCAATACGCAGTGCAAACCCCAACATGCAGAACCTGGAGGAGAGCATTGAGTACAACGAGATCCTGGA ATGGGTCAACTCCCTCCAACCTGTGAGGGTGACGCGCTGGGGCGGGATGATCTCCACGCCAGATGCAGTTCTCCAGGCGGTCATCAAGCGTTCACTCATCGACAGCGGCTGTCCTCTGTCCATCATTAACGACCTGATTGAGAATGCCCACGAAAGGAACTGGCCACAGGGCCTGGCCACACTGGAGACGCGGCAGATGAACCGGCGCTACTATGAAAACTACGTGGCCAAGAGGATCCCTGGGAAACAGGCGGTGGTGGTGATGGCCTGTGAGAACCAACACATGGGAGAGGACATGATCCTAGAGCCTGGCCTGGTCATGATCTTCGCCCATGGAGTGGAGGAGATCTTATAA